The proteins below come from a single Bartonella schoenbuchensis R1 genomic window:
- a CDS encoding LPS-assembly protein LptD, protein MKLLTSKRIILTKLNTLFFKSAISFVLGITLSYSAIAQNSNLSPQNHIQSLTSPLLLSADKLTYNHDADTVSAEGNVQIEYDNNKVIAQKVTYNQKTGRIIAQGNVEIIQKDGNKVYSDYIDLTQDLGEGFVNFLRVEAINNTHFAAENAERRGSQLTIFNNAVYTACEPHHYKSDNEVFWQIKAKKIIWNSTTKTIQFEDGHFEVFGVPIVRFPIFELPDPNVKRVSGLLAPHLSYTDHLGIGIKNSYFWNLSPHYDFTLSPTFYTKQGLLTEGEWRQRLKTGNYNIRFAHIYQINPHKFDNDTIDAQKNNRYMVATKGDFRINSRWTYGWDIFAQSDRHFSRTYKLENYSNPVQLSQLYLNGLGGKNYFDTRFYHFTVQDLIPTNTINKRHSQQAWVLPRIDYFFTPDKEVYTGELTFHGNMQSIYRNHSDFNYTDWQEHPPYVSRPSDIPGNSFRLTGEIEWKKRFNTQNGLLVTPILALRTDTITNAQKSYPDHLTNDSSIKFNIASPTIRGMATAGLELRYPLLVTSGISSHVLEPTAQLFIRNNEQYAGLLPNEDAQSFVFDATTLFQRDKFSGYDRVEGGTRANIGLRYSGSFNNDWSLYGLVGQSFHLAGKNSFAEKNFVNVSANSGLETLRSDYVAMFNANHDSGFALESRGRFDKKTGQIRRGEVEASQKWEKFRASLQYAYIQNQPNYEYTQDRQEISFQTGIKFSKYWSIYNNISYDLVSSTFVKREINLNYKDECFEIKIGYQQITNPGKNAPLQNFNFSLSLRTITDIGQKIKLDL, encoded by the coding sequence TTATTCTGCAATAGCACAAAATTCTAATCTTTCTCCTCAAAACCATATTCAATCCCTAACATCTCCCCTTTTACTCTCTGCTGACAAACTCACTTACAACCATGACGCAGACACTGTCTCTGCTGAAGGAAATGTTCAAATTGAATATGATAACAATAAAGTTATTGCCCAGAAAGTTACTTACAATCAAAAAACAGGGCGTATTATAGCACAAGGAAATGTTGAAATTATTCAAAAGGATGGTAATAAAGTCTATTCTGATTATATTGACTTGACTCAAGACCTTGGTGAAGGATTTGTAAATTTTTTACGCGTTGAAGCTATTAACAACACACATTTTGCAGCTGAAAATGCTGAACGCAGAGGAAGTCAGCTTACAATCTTCAATAATGCTGTCTATACAGCGTGTGAACCTCATCATTACAAATCAGATAATGAAGTCTTTTGGCAAATTAAAGCAAAAAAGATCATATGGAATAGTACTACTAAAACAATTCAATTTGAAGACGGTCATTTTGAAGTTTTTGGTGTACCAATTGTCCGGTTTCCTATTTTTGAATTGCCTGATCCAAATGTAAAACGCGTCAGCGGTTTACTTGCTCCTCATCTTTCTTATACTGATCATCTTGGTATTGGTATTAAGAATTCTTATTTCTGGAATCTCTCACCTCATTATGATTTTACACTTTCCCCCACTTTCTACACAAAACAAGGACTTTTAACTGAAGGAGAATGGCGTCAGCGTTTAAAAACAGGAAATTATAACATCCGTTTTGCTCATATATATCAAATTAATCCTCATAAGTTCGATAATGACACAATTGATGCGCAAAAAAATAACCGTTATATGGTGGCAACAAAAGGCGATTTCCGTATTAATTCACGTTGGACTTATGGTTGGGATATTTTTGCCCAGTCAGATAGGCATTTTAGCCGTACATATAAACTTGAAAACTATAGTAATCCTGTACAGCTTTCTCAGCTTTATTTGAACGGCCTTGGAGGAAAAAATTACTTTGATACGCGTTTTTACCATTTCACAGTCCAAGATTTGATACCTACAAATACCATTAACAAACGTCATTCTCAGCAAGCATGGGTTTTACCCCGTATCGATTATTTTTTCACACCAGACAAAGAAGTTTACACTGGAGAACTTACTTTTCATGGCAATATGCAATCAATTTATCGTAATCACTCTGACTTCAACTATACCGATTGGCAAGAACATCCCCCTTATGTCTCTCGGCCTTCTGATATACCTGGAAATAGTTTTCGGTTAACCGGTGAAATAGAATGGAAAAAGCGTTTTAATACACAAAACGGATTACTAGTAACCCCTATTCTCGCATTACGTACTGATACAATAACAAATGCCCAGAAAAGTTATCCTGACCATCTCACAAATGACTCGTCGATAAAATTTAACATTGCCTCACCAACTATTCGCGGCATGGCAACAGCAGGTTTAGAATTACGTTACCCCCTCCTTGTAACTTCTGGCATTTCTTCACATGTCTTAGAACCAACAGCACAACTCTTTATACGCAATAATGAACAATATGCCGGACTGTTACCAAATGAAGATGCACAAAGCTTCGTATTTGATGCAACCACTCTATTTCAACGTGACAAATTCTCTGGTTATGACCGTGTCGAAGGTGGAACAAGAGCAAATATAGGTCTAAGATATTCTGGAAGTTTCAATAATGATTGGTCACTTTATGGTCTTGTTGGACAATCTTTTCATCTTGCAGGAAAAAATTCTTTTGCAGAAAAAAACTTTGTCAATGTAAGCGCTAATTCTGGTCTTGAAACATTGCGTTCAGATTATGTTGCAATGTTTAATGCAAATCATGATAGTGGTTTTGCTTTAGAATCTCGTGGACGTTTTGATAAAAAGACAGGTCAAATACGCCGTGGTGAAGTAGAAGCATCTCAAAAATGGGAAAAATTTAGAGCATCCTTACAATATGCTTATATCCAAAACCAACCCAATTACGAATATACACAAGATCGTCAAGAAATTTCTTTTCAAACTGGTATTAAATTTTCTAAATATTGGTCTATATATAATAATATCAGTTATGACTTAGTATCTAGTACATTTGTAAAGCGGGAAATAAATTTAAATTATAAAGATGAATGTTTTGAAATAAAAATCGGCTATCAGCAAATAACTAATCCAGGAAAAAATGCACCTTTGCAGAATTTTAATTTCTCTCTTTCATTACGTACAATCACAGATATTGGGCAAAAGATAAAATTAGATTTATAA
- a CDS encoding peptidylprolyl isomerase, with protein sequence MRNFTHMNRFKNSSFVLFYASILTFCIAVLGVSSFTGAFFISSVFAQTTVAITVNGNPITNYDIQRRIAFLKLQQKQGDLSAQARNELIDEMLKNIEIQRLNIDVSDNEINSAFANFAEQNNMTVDQLSEMLNQTEVTEEHFKAYISGQMGWGRLVNARYQSEDGYLSEQEAAHRILKNGGIKPSTNEYTLQQIIFVIPAHRRAELLTKRTQEINNFRAHFRGCDNTKKQTRGILDVTVRNLGKFLEPQLPTDWEQAIRATPAGKMTQPHETPYGIEALAVCQIKKVSDDRVAQLMFSIQDSQKRTPQKLEALSEKYLKELRQRAHIQNHHGSTSR encoded by the coding sequence ATGCGAAATTTTACTCATATGAACAGATTTAAAAATAGTTCTTTTGTTTTATTTTACGCTTCTATTTTAACCTTTTGCATTGCTGTGTTGGGTGTAAGTAGCTTTACAGGCGCATTTTTTATATCATCAGTATTTGCGCAAACGACAGTTGCTATCACAGTCAATGGTAATCCTATTACAAATTATGATATTCAAAGACGCATCGCTTTTCTCAAATTACAACAAAAACAGGGTGATCTTTCTGCACAAGCCAGAAATGAACTCATTGATGAGATGCTTAAAAATATTGAAATACAGCGTCTTAATATTGATGTTAGTGATAATGAGATTAATAGCGCCTTTGCAAATTTTGCAGAACAAAATAATATGACCGTTGATCAGCTTAGTGAAATGTTGAATCAAACTGAGGTCACAGAAGAGCACTTTAAAGCATATATTAGTGGACAAATGGGATGGGGGCGTCTTGTTAATGCGCGTTATCAATCTGAAGATGGGTACCTTAGTGAACAAGAAGCCGCACATAGAATATTAAAAAATGGTGGTATAAAACCTTCAACAAATGAATATACATTACAGCAAATTATTTTTGTTATTCCTGCCCACCGTCGTGCAGAACTTCTCACAAAACGTACACAAGAAATAAACAATTTCCGTGCACATTTCCGAGGATGCGATAATACCAAAAAACAAACACGAGGCATTCTAGATGTTACTGTTCGTAATTTAGGTAAATTTTTGGAACCTCAACTTCCTACAGATTGGGAACAAGCTATCCGTGCAACACCTGCTGGAAAAATGACCCAACCGCATGAAACTCCATACGGTATTGAAGCACTTGCTGTCTGCCAAATAAAAAAAGTTTCTGATGATCGTGTTGCCCAACTTATGTTTTCTATTCAAGACAGTCAAAAAAGGACTCCTCAAAAACTTGAAGCTTTAAGTGAGAAATATTTGAAAGAATTGCGACAAAGAGCGCATATTCAAAATCATCATGGTTCCACTAGTCGTTAG